TGCGGCAGGCTGCCTGGGTGTCCATGGTCTCCAGCCCTAGTCGCCGCGTGATCAGGGGGGCCAGCCAGGCGGGCGGTGGAAAGCGGTTGCGCAGGCCGCTGCCAAATATGACTAGTTCTGTCTCTAGTCCGGCCAGCTGGGCGAAATGCTCCGGGGTCAGGTCCTCAAAGCGGGCGCAGGGCCAGGGCTGGCGCAGGCCCCCAGAGCCGATGACGACGCTGTGGGTGATCTTGTCGGCGTCGATGCCGATCCAGCCGGGGCCGTAGCCGCTGATGGTCTGTGCGTTGGAGCGGTCGGGCTGGAATTTCATGTCGTGAATGGGTGAGCCTGGGGGGCTCCGGGGCATGGCAGCAGCGCCTTCCGCCGGGGGATGGCAACGGTTCTGTGGTCAAATTATAGGTTTCGCCTGAGGGCGCCGGCCCCGGCGGCCTCCTGACCCCACCGCACTACTGTCAGCGCATGAAAACCGTCCAAAAATCCGCCAAGCTTGCCAATGTTTGCTACGACATCCGGGGCCCGATCATGGACGCGGCCAAGCAGATGGAGGAAGACGGACACAAGATCATCAAGCTCAACATTGGCAATCTGGCCGTGTTTGGCTTTGATGCCCCCGAAGAAATCCAGCAGGACATGATCCGCAACCTGCCCAATTCAGCGGGTTATTCGGACAGCAAGGGCATCTTCGCAGCCCGCAAGGCCGTGATGCATGAAACCCAGAAGCAGGGCATCAAGGGCGTTGCGCTGGACGACATCTACCTGGGCAATGGCGCCAGCGAACTGATCGTGATGGCCACCAATGCGTTGCTGGATACGGGCGACGAATTGCTGCTGCCGTCGCCGGATTACCCGCTGTGGACAGCTGCGGCGAGCCTGTCGGGCGGCACCCCGGTGCACTACCTGTGTGACGAAGCCAATGGATGGATGCCTGACTTGGACGACATCCGCTCCAAGATCACGCCGCGCACCAAAGGCATCGTGGTCATCAACCCCAACAACCCCACAGGGGCGCTGTACTCGGTCGAGTTGCTCAAGGGCATCGTGGCCATCGCCCGCGAACATGGCCTGGTGATCTTTGCGGACGAGGTGTATGACAAGGTGCTGTACGACGGCGCCAAGCACACGGCCATTGGCTCGCTGAGCGAGGATGTGCTCACACTCACCTTCAACTCGCTGTCCAAGAGCTACCGGTCCTGCGGTTACCGCGCTGGCTGGCTGGTGGTGTCGGGCGACAAGAAGCCTGCCAAGGACTACATCGAGGGCCTGAACATGCTCTCAAACATGCGCCTTTGCGCCAACGTGCCCGGCCAGTGGGCTGTGCAGACGGCGCTGGGGGGTTACCAGAGCATCAACGAACTGGTGTGCGAAGGCGGCCGTCTGCGCAAACAGCGTGACCTGGCGTATGAGCTGATCACGGCCATTCCCGGTGTGACCTGTGTGAAGCCGCAGGCCGCGCTCTACATGTTCCCGCGCCTGGATCCGGCCGTGTATCCCATCGAGGACGACCAACAGTTTTTCCTGGAGCTGCTGCAGGAAACCAAGGTCATGCTGGTGCAGGGCACGGGGTTCAACTGGCCCGCGCCCGACCATTTTCGCATCGTGTTTCTGCCGCATGAAGACGACTTGCGCGATGCCATTGGCCGTGTGGCGCGCTTCCTGGAGCAATACCGAAAGCGCAAGCAGACCACTGCGGCAGCCGTCGCGGCCTGATCCGTCGCGTTGCCCGGACAACAAGGCGATACGCTCCATGCGCAGCCCCTCCGCTCTTGACCTCGCCCGGCATGTTGCCGCCTGCGTGCTGGTGGCGACGGGCTTGCTCGGCACCGTACACGCTGCCGACAAGGGCAAGGAGCCTGTGAGCTTCCAGCACAAGGACTGGGCCTTGCAGTGCGACAACACCCGCACTTGCAGGGCCGTGGGGTACCAGTCGGAGGGTGGCGAATCAGAGCCGGTCTCCATGCGCATGACCCGCGAGGCAGGGCCTGATACTCCGGTGCTGGTGGACCTGCAGGTGTCCACCGAGAAAGCCTCTCCAGCGTCGCTGCACCTCAAGGTGGGTGCACTCTCGTTGCCGGGGCTCAAGGGCGACACCCCCAGCGTGCCTGCGGCCCAGGTGCCCCGCCTGCTGCAGGAGTTGCTCAAGAATGAAGAGGCCACGGTGGCCGCTGGCAAGGACCGTTGGGTACTGTCGCTGGCGGGTGTCACCGCAGTTCTGCTCAAGATGGACGAGGCCCAGGGCCGGGTGGGCACACCGGGCGCCCTGGTGCGCAAAGGCACGAAGCCAGAGGCTGCCGTGCTGCCCCCTTTGCCTGCTCCCGTGATCAAGGCGGTGACCCCGCTGCCTGCGCGCAAGGGCGATGCCGCGCTGGCCAAGCCGCTGGTGGCTGCGCTGGACCGCGCCAGTACTGAGGGCCAGTGCAATGGCGACGATGCGTTCAACCCCGCCAACGTGCAGGTTTACCGGCTCACGGATCGCAAGGTGCTGCTGTCCGTGCCCTGCGGCATGGGTGCCTACAACTTCAGCAGCTTGCTGTGGGTGGCCAACGACCGCCCGCCCTACAAGCCAGAGCCCTTGCAGGACGTGGACGGCGATTTCGATCCCGCCTCGGGCATGGTGCATTCGGCGATGAAGGGCCGTGGCATTGGCGACTGCTGGTGGGTGCGTGAGTGGCAGTTCGACGGCCAGGGTTTTGTGCTGCGCAGCGAGTCTGGCGATGGCATGTGCCGTGGTTTTGCGGGCGGCGCCTGGCAGCTGCCGACCTATGTCACCCGTTGACGGATCTGCTGCTCGACACCTCGCCCCATACATCCTTCCCGAATCATTGTTTTTCTTTCTCTTCCCATTGCTATGAAACCCATCCAAGTAGGCCTTCTGGGCATCGGCACCGTCGGCAGCGGCGTGTTCAACGTGCTCGCACGCAACCAGGACGAAATCAGCCGCCGTGCTGGCCGTGGCATCGAGATCACCATGGTGGCCGATCTGGACGTGGCGCGCGCCAAGGCCGTGGTGGGTGACAGCATCCAGGTCGTCAACGACGCCCGCGCCATCATCGCCAACCCCGACATCGACATCGTGATCGAACTGATCGGCGGCTACGGCATCGCCCGCGCCCTGGTGCTCGAAGCCATCGCGGCGGGCAAGCATGTGGTCACTGCCAACAAGGCGCTGCTGGCCGTGCACGGCACCGAGATTTTTGCGGCCGCATCGGCCAAGGGCGTGATGGTCGCCTTCGAGGCCGCTGTGGCTGGTGGCATCCCCATCATCAAGGCGCTGCGCGAAGGCCTCACGGCCAACCGCATCCAGTGGATCGCTGGCATCATCAACGGCACTACCAACTTCATCCTGTCCGAGATGCGCAGCAAGGGCCTGGACTTTGATGTGGTGCTCAAGGAAGCCCAGCGCCTGGGCTACGCCGAGGCCGACCCGACCTTCGACATCGAAGGCGTGGACGCCGCGCACAAGGCCACCATCATGTCGGCCATCGCCTTCGGCATCCCCGTGCAGTTCGACAAGGCCTATGTGGAAGGCATCACCAAGCTCTCCGCCGCCGATATCAAGTACGCCGAGCAGCTGGGTTACCGCATCAAGCTGCTGGGCATCACCAAGCGCGCCGAAAAGGGCATCGAGCTGCGCGTGCACCCGAGCCTCGTGCCCTCCAAGCGCCTGATCGCCAACGTGGAAGGCGCGATGAACGCCGTGGTGGTACAGGGCGATGCCGTGGGCACCACGCTGTACTACGGCAAGGGCGCGGGCTCCGAGCCCACAGCCAGCGCCGTGATTGCCGACCTGGTGGACATTGCCCGCCTGCACACGGCCGACCCAGAACACCGCGTGCCCCACTTGGCCTTCCAGGCCAACACGCTGCAAGGTGCCATGGACCAGCTGCCCGTGCTGCCGATGAGCGAAGTGGTCACCAGCTACTACCTGCGTCTGCGTGTGGCCGATCAGGCCGGCGTGCTCGCCAAGGTCACGGGCCTGCTGGCCGAAGCGGGTGTGAGCATTGACGCCGTGCTGCAGCGCGAGGCGGACGAAGTGGGCGGCGAGGGCTCTACCCAGACCGACCTGATCATCCTGACCCATGACACCCGCGAAGGCACGATGGATGCTGTCATTGCACAAATGCAGGCCCTGCCTACCGTGCTGGCGCCCATCACGCGCATTCGCAAGGAAGAGCTCAACTGATGATGGACCACGCCGCGCCATGATGCCGCCCCGCCATGCCCACGCTGGTTGCCGCTCTCACGCTGTCGGCGCTGCTCAAGATGGCGCATGTCGATCTGCCGCGCTGGCATCTGGCGTTCTGGTTTGGCCTGCTGGTCGCACTGGCCCTGCAGGCCATCCTCAACGGGGCGGGCAGCTTTCTGGCCGCGTGGCTCTACTTTGTGCTGCTGGAGCGCACCGACAACCGCCAGGACCGTGCACTGCACTGGCTCATCCTGATCGGCGGGTTCTTCCTGCTGATCGCCTCGCGTCTCTACATTGACATCCGTGTGTACGGCATCAGCTTTTAGCCAGTTCACCCCATTCACCGATACCGACGGGAACCCCTCATGAAGTACCTCAGCACCCGCGGCCATGCAGACCGCAAGCAGTTTTGCGACATCCTCCTCGAAGGCCTGGCGCCCGATGGCGGCCTGTACCTGCCCGAGCACTACCCGCAGGTGGATGACGCCATGCTCACGCGCCTGCGCAAGGCCTACCACGAGCAAGGCTATGCAGAGCTGGCGTTCCAGATCCTGTCGCTCTACATCGACGACATCCCCGCTGCCGACCTGAAGGCCCTGTGCGCCAAGACGTACACCGCTGAAGTGTTCGGCACGGGCGAGATCGTGCCCCTGCGCCACCTGGAAAACAGCCTGTGGCTCGAAGCCCTGTCCAACGGCCCCACACTGGCCTTCAAGGACATGGCCATGCAGTTGCTGGGCAACCTGTTCGAGTACGAATTGGGCCGCCGTGGCGAGCAGCTCAACATCCTGGGCGCCACCAGCGGCGACACCGGCAGCGCGGCCGAATACGCCATGCGCGGCAAGGCGGGTGTGCGTGTGTTCATGACCAGCCCGCACGGTCGCATGAGCGCTTTCCAGCAGGCGCAAATGTTCAGCCTGCAGGACGAGAACATCCACAACATCGCCATCGAGGGCGTGTTCGACGACTGCCAGGACATCGTCAAGGCCGTCTCCAACGACCACGCCTTCAAGCACAAGTACAAGATCGGCACGGTCAACTCCATCAACTGGGCGCGCCTGCTGGCGCAGGTGGTGTACTACTTTGCGGGCTATATCCAGGCCACCGAGACCAACGACCAGAAGGTCAGCTTCACGGTGCCCAGCGGCAACTTCGGCAACGTGTGCGCAGGCCATGTGGCGCGCATGATGGGCCTGCCCATTGCCAAGCTGGTGGTGGCCACCAACGAGAACGATGTGCTCGACGAGTTCTTCCGCACCGGCGTGTACCGCGTGCGTGGCAGCGCGGACACGCACGAAACGTCGAGCCCGTCCATGGACATCAGCAAGGCCAGCAACTTCGAGCGCTTTGTGTTCGACCTGCTGGGCCGCGACGGCGCGCGCACCAAGGCGTTGTTTGGCGATGCCCTGTCCAAGGACGGGCGGTTTGATCTGAGCCAGGATCCGTGCTTTGCCGATGCTGCTGCCAAGTACGGCTTTGAAAGCGGCAAGAGCACCCATGCCGACCGCCTGGCCACCATCCGCGACAACTACCAGCGCCATGGAGTAACCATCGACACCCACACCGCCGACGGGGTGAAGGTGGCCCTGGAGCACCATCAGGACCCCAACGTGCCGATGATCGTGCTGGAGACGGCGCTGCCCATCAAGTTTGCCGAGACCATCGTCGAAGCTCTGGGCCATGCGCCCGAGCGGCCAGCCAAGTTTGCCGGCATCGAAGACTTGCCCAAGCGGGTGCAGGTGATGCCCGCCGATGTGGATCTGGTCAAGGCCTACATCGAGCGCCATTGCGCTTGAATCGGGTGGGGTGACGGCTCAGCCCGGGCATTCCGGCCGCAGGTGCCAGTAGGCGCTTTGCAGGTCGGGATGGCCCGGTTTTGTGATCAAAATCGCCCCAAGCGATAGTCAGATATGCGCTGCAAGCTATAAATAGCATAGCTAATCAAGGAGCAGTGGATGAAGGTTGTCGGTTTTGCCGGGTTCTCCGGCAGTGGCAAGACCACGCTGGTCGAGCAGTTGATCCCCGCACTGCGGCTGCGGGGGCTGCGCGTATCGGTGGTCAAGCATGCCCACCACAGTTTTGATGTGGACCACCCGGGCAAGGACACCTACCGCCACCGTGAGGCGGGGGCTTTCGAGGTGGTTGCCGCATCGGACAAGCGCCTGATGCTGGTGCGCGAGTTCGAGCAGCCCGCCACGCTCAGCGTGCACCACTTGCTGGCCGAGCTGTACCAGGGCGTGGACTGGGTGCTGGTGGAAGGCTTCAAGGATAGCGACCTGCTCAAGATCGAGGTCTGGCGCGCGCCCGAGCCCGGGCAACTGGCCAAACCCGTGCGCTACCCGGAAGATGACTTTGTGGTGGCCGTGGCCACCGATGCGCCCGAGAGCCTGCCGGTGCCCACTCAACTGCCGCTGTTGGACCTCAACGCTCCCGACCAGGTGGTGGACTGGCTCATCCAGTACGAACACCGCTTTGAATACAACTGGGAACTGCACGGGGGGCTGCTGCCATGCGCCCCGCAATGAAGCCCCTCAAGCCGCTGGACGAGGCGCTGGCGGATCTGTTGGCGCAAGCCCAGCCGCTGCCTGGCACCGACACGGTCACCACCTTTGACGCCGACGGCCGCGTGCTGGCGCAGAGCTGCGTGTCGGCCTTGCAAGTGCCCCCGCAGGACAACAGCTCGATGGACGGCTATGCCGTGCGTTGCGCTGATGTGGCGGCGGCCGGTGTGGTGTTGCCCGTGTCGCAGCGCATTCCTGCGGGCAGTGCGGGCGACCCGCTGCTGCCTGGCACGGCGGCGCGCATCTTCACCGGCGCGCCGGTGCCTGCAGGCGCCGATGCCATCCTGATGCAGGAGGACTGCGAGGCCCTGGCGGCGGCCGATGGCCTGGGTTCGGTGCGGATCAACGCTGTGCCCCAAGCGCGTCAGTGGATTCGCAGTGCGGGCGAGGACATCACCCGGGGTGCGGTGGTGCTGCCAGCGGGCACGCGCCTCACTCCGGCCGAACTGGGGCTGGCGGCCAGCATTGGCCTGCACCAGCTGCAGGTGGCGCGCCGTCCGCGCGTGGCACTGTTCTCCACGGGCGATGAACTGGTCATGCCCGGCGAGGTGCCGCCCGAGCAGATGCGCCCCGGCGCCATCTACAACAGCAACCGCTTTTTCCTGCGCGCCATGCTGCTGCGCCTGGGCTGCGAGGTCACCGACTTTGGCATCGTGCCCGACCGGCGCGACGCCACCATCGACGCCCTGCGCCAGGCCAGCAGCGCACACGACCTGATCCTGACCAGCGGCGGCGTGAGCGTGGGAGAGGAAGACCACATCAAGCCGGCTGTAGAGACTCTGGGCACGCTGGACCTGTGGCAGATCGCCATGAAGCCCGGCAAGCCGTTTGCCTACGGCCAGATCCAGCGAGAAGGCGGTGCCGCCCACTTCATGGGGCTGCCCGGCAACCCGGTGTCGAGCTTTCTCACCTTTGCGCTGCTGGTGCGGCCCTTTGTGCTGCGGCTGCAGGGCGTGCAGGACGTGGCGCCGCAAGCCGTAGCGGTCCGTGCCGATTTCACATGGCCCAAGGCCGACAAACGCCGCGAGTTTCTGCGCGTGCGGCTCAACGCGGCGGGCGGGCTGGACCTGTTCAGCAACCAGAGTTCGGGCGTGCTGACCTCGGCGGCCTGGGGCGACGGCGTGGTGGACAACCCGGCGGGCCAGACGATTGCGCCGGGCGACACCGTGCAATTCATCGCGTTTTCGGAGTTGCTGGGATGAAGATCACTGTGCGCTACTTCGCATCGATCCGCGAAGCCATTGGGCAAGGCAGTGAGGCGGTCGAAACCGCCGCCACCACGCTGGGCGCCTTGCGCGACGAACTCATCGCACGCGGCGGTGCCCACGCCAGCAGCCTGGCGCGGGGCCGCGCCGTGCGCATGGCGCTCAACCAGACCTTGAGCGACGAGTCCGCCACCCTGGCCGACGGGGCCGAGGTGGCTTTCTTCCCCCCGGTTACCGGGGGCTGAGCCCGGGCAGGGCCTGCAGCCGCTGCTCCAGCGCGGCGGAGGCCGCTGTCATCGGTGCGCGCAGTTCATTGCGCATCCAGCCCGCGTGGGCCAGCACGGCCTTCAGTGGCGCCGGGTTGGGTTCTGCAAAGCACGCCTCCACCCAGGGCAGCAAGGCCTGCCACACCCGGCGGGCCTCCGGCAGGTCACCCGCGCGCAGCAACTCCATCAAGGCCACAAAACGCGGAGCCTGCCAGTGCGCGCTGGCGGCAATGGCGCCGTGGCCGCCCAGGGCCAGGGTGGTGAACATTTGCGCATCTTCGCCCGCCAGCACGGCCAGGCGCCCGTCTGCGATCAGTGTCTGGGTCTTGGCTGCATTGCCGCCGCAGTCCTTGATGGCGCGGATGCGTGGGTGTTCGGCCAGTGCCAGCAGGGTGTCGGTGGCCAGCGTGGCGCCCGTGCGGTAGGGGATGTCGTAGATGAACAGCGGCGCGGCGCTAGCGTCGGCGAGGGTGCGGAACCACAGCAGCAACCCGTCTTGCGACGGGCGGATGTAGTGCGGTGCCGGTACCAGCAGGCCGGCCAAGGGGTACTGCGCCAGGGTCTGCACCCATTCCTGCGTCTGGCCCAGGTGGTAGCCCGACAGGCCCATCACCACGGGCAGGCCTTGTGAGGCGTCGAGCACCGTCTCCAGCACGGCCAACTGCTCCGCCTTGTCGAGCGCTGCGGCTTCGCCGGTGGACCCGCAGGCCACAAAACCCGCAATGCCCTGGCCGGCCAGCTTCTTTGTCATACGGGCGAGGGAGGGGTGGTCCACAGCGCCGTCATGGAACGGGGTGACCAGGGGAATCCAGAGACCCTGGAATGGGGTGGGGGAGGCAGAGACTGCAGGCATGCGAAGCGTCCTTTCAAGGTTCGACCAAGGGAAGAACCGTCACAGGTGCGCGAGTCGCCAGGAGCCAAAAAAGGGAGATTTTTGCCAACAGGTTCCGTCGCTCATCCGGGACGGAACCACACAGCTCCGGTCAGATGAGCTGGGGTTTTTTGGCTTTGACCACGCACTGCAACGCCACCGCAGGTGCGGCGGCCATGGCAAAGAGTGCGTACGTGGGCATGTGCGCAGTATAGCCAGGCCTTTGCAAGGGGCCATGGACGCATCAACGTGAGGGCAGTCCCGGCGGCGCATCGTCCACCGGCGTGGGTGGAGGGGCTTGCAGCAACGGGCATTGCCATACCAGTAGCTCAGCCAGCCGGGTGACGATCCACGTTGCCTCGGGCACCGACACGCCAGATTCCGCCGTGCACAGCCCGGCATGAATGCGCTGCAGGATCTCGGTCTCTGACGGCGCCTGCACGTGGTACAGCGTCTGTGCGTGCTCCACCAGGTGGCCCGCCAGGTCTTCGCACAGCTCGTAGCGGGTGCGCACGGCGTCCGCCTTTTCGGTCAGGCGACCCCGTGCGTCGGTGTACACCGCCATGAAGGACGGGGGCACGTGGATCTGGTTGTCGTCGTCCATGGGCTCAGTCGGGGGTAAAAAGCCGCTCGAACTTGGCCTGGTCGGATGCCAGCTCGAAAGTCACGACCTGGCCCATTTTCATGTCCGACAGGCGGCACGCGCCGAACAGCGTGGTTTTGCCCGCCAGTTCCATCACATCGAGGTCAATGATGGCGTAAGGGTGGGGCACGAAGACCTGGTGCTCGAACACATCGCGGACGGCATTGCGCGGGGATGGATAGAGCTTGTAGAGGTCGGTCTCAATCGTTTGTGTGGCCATGGGCGGGGGAGGGCTAGAAGATCGCGCACCCGATCGCATGCGGGTACAGTGCGGGCGAATCGTACAGACAATTGTTTTTACCAAGTTATGGCACGCAACAAAAGTGAATGGCCCGCCAAGGTACTGGCGCTGGTCCGGGGCGGCAACCTGCCCGCCGCCGTCGCACAGATCAAGGTGGCGCCCAGCGTGGGCGACATCACGCGCCTGCAAGCATTGCTGGCCCAGTTGCCCTCGTCGCCCGCACTGGTGCAGCTGAACAAGGTGGTGGAAGAGGAGCGCGCCTTGCTGGCTGCGCCACGGCTGCATCGCTCGCCTTGATGCGCCTTTCTGGCCGAACTTCATCGCCCCGCTGAGAGCTATTGCCATGACCTTGCCCCGTGTTTCCATCCAGACCGAGGACTTTGACCTGTCCGTTGAAATCGCCACCCTGCGCCGCGAGAACAAGGGGGTGGGTGCTGTGTGCAGCTTTGTGGGCACCGTGCGTGACCGCAACGATGGCGACCCGGTGTCGTCCATGGAGCTGGAGCACTATCCCGGCATGACCGAAAAATCCATCGAAGCCATGGTGGACGAGGCCTTTCGGCGCTTCGATATTTTTGGTGCCCGCGTGATTCACCGTGTGGGGCTGCTGCAGCCGCTCGACCAGATCGTGCTGGTGGCGGTGACCAGCGCGCACCGGGGGCAGAGTTTTCAGGCCTGCGAGTTTTTGATGGACTACCTCAAGACCCAGGCGCCTTTCTGGAAAAAGGAACAAACCCCCCAGGGCGCTCGCTGGGTGGATGCCCGGGTGAGTGACGACGCTGCGCTCGCGCGCTGGGGCATCACGGCGGCCAACGCCTGAACCAGCAGCGGCCGGTGCGCAGCGCCTGCGCCGTGCCAGGGCGTCTCAGCGATGCGGTGAGCCTGTGTCTTTGTAGGGGGTACGTGGGGTCAGGGTTTGCTGGTGTATCCCAGGCAGGCACCTGCATTGGCGCGACCCTTGCATTCCCGGTACAGCCGGCGGTCACGGTCCGAGCGGCTTTCCTCGGATGAGCTTCGCTCCTGTTTCACCTTGGTGGACTTCTTTTTCTTGCTCGCTTCGCCATGGGCGCCTTGGGTCGCGTTCTTGGTCGTGGCGTGGCTTGCCCCGGAATGCAGCCCGAAGCACAGGGCCAGCATGCACAAAAGCAGGGGAGCGGTCGTCTTGTGCAGTGCCACGTGGGTCGAGGGGTGTGGAGCCGGGGTGGGTGGCATGTTGAATCGTCCGGGAGTGAAGTGTTGAAATTCCGGGGCTTGGCTGATCCACGAGTGATCTTAAGGGTGGCTTGGGCTGGAATGCGCCGGGGTGGCCCTATGTCACCGGCGCCGGAGCTGCGGCGTATCCTCGGCGCTACACAGGCGGTCCAAGGCGGCAACAGGCCTTTGGTTCAGATCGGGTGACACCGGCCTGGGCGTGTGCCGAGAGACCGGCCAGAGGTGAATTCAGGGCCTCGGGTTATAATCCGTGAGTTTTGCATGGTGCAAGACGCACGCCTGCGGCCGTTCCAGCTGCTGGCGCAAGTAAAAACCATGGTCTTCCGTCTGCGGCAGGCCACATTCAAGGAAAAACATGATCGCATCCTCCATCAAGGCTGAAGTCGTCAAGGCGAACGCCCGTGCTGCCAACGACACTGGTAGCCCAGAAGTGCAAGTGGCCCTGCTGACCGCTCGCATCAACGAACTGACCCCTCACTTCAAGACGCACGCCAAGGACCACCATGGTCGTCGTGGCCTGCTGCGCATGGTGAGCCGTCGTCGCAAGCTGCTGGACTACCTGAAGGCCAAGGACGCTGACCGTTACACCGCGCTGATCGCCAAGTTGGGTCTGCGCAAGTAATTTTCATTGCATGCCAAAACGCCTGGGTTAGTCCGCTAGCTCAGGCGTTTTTTACTTCGGAGCCGCAAAACAGAGCGAAGCTGTGTCATTCCAATGAAGTTGTTGCCGCTGCATTGTGCAGCACTTCCCTGGAATGGCATCGTGTTCTGAATTGCTCTCCAAGCCAATCTGGTAGGGCACTACCAGCTATTAAAACAGGAGCTGAACATGAGCATTTTCAACAAAGTCACCAAGACCTTCCAGTGGGGCGACAAGACCGTCATCATGGAAACGGGCGAGATCGCCCGCCAGGCCTCCGGCGCCGTGCTGGTGAACATTGACGACACCGTGGTGCTGGCCACTGTGGTGGCTTCCAAGTCCGCCAAGCCCGGTCAGGACTTTTTCCCGCTGACGGTGGACTACATCGAGAAGACGTATGCCGCTGGCAAGATCCCCGGCAGCTTTTTCAAGCGCGAAGCCAAGCCCAGCGAACACGAAACCCTGACCAGCCGCCTGATCGACCGTCCGATCCGCCCGCTGTTCCCTGAAGGTTTCTTCAATGAAGTGCATGTGGTGG
Above is a window of Acidovorax sp. KKS102 DNA encoding:
- a CDS encoding Mth938-like domain-containing protein, coding for MKFQPDRSNAQTISGYGPGWIGIDADKITHSVVIGSGGLRQPWPCARFEDLTPEHFAQLAGLETELVIFGSGLRNRFPPPAWLAPLITRRLGLETMDTQAACRTYNILASEGRNVVAALILEV
- a CDS encoding pyridoxal phosphate-dependent aminotransferase, coding for MKTVQKSAKLANVCYDIRGPIMDAAKQMEEDGHKIIKLNIGNLAVFGFDAPEEIQQDMIRNLPNSAGYSDSKGIFAARKAVMHETQKQGIKGVALDDIYLGNGASELIVMATNALLDTGDELLLPSPDYPLWTAAASLSGGTPVHYLCDEANGWMPDLDDIRSKITPRTKGIVVINPNNPTGALYSVELLKGIVAIAREHGLVIFADEVYDKVLYDGAKHTAIGSLSEDVLTLTFNSLSKSYRSCGYRAGWLVVSGDKKPAKDYIEGLNMLSNMRLCANVPGQWAVQTALGGYQSINELVCEGGRLRKQRDLAYELITAIPGVTCVKPQAALYMFPRLDPAVYPIEDDQQFFLELLQETKVMLVQGTGFNWPAPDHFRIVFLPHEDDLRDAIGRVARFLEQYRKRKQTTAAAVAA
- a CDS encoding DUF1176 domain-containing protein, with the protein product MRSPSALDLARHVAACVLVATGLLGTVHAADKGKEPVSFQHKDWALQCDNTRTCRAVGYQSEGGESEPVSMRMTREAGPDTPVLVDLQVSTEKASPASLHLKVGALSLPGLKGDTPSVPAAQVPRLLQELLKNEEATVAAGKDRWVLSLAGVTAVLLKMDEAQGRVGTPGALVRKGTKPEAAVLPPLPAPVIKAVTPLPARKGDAALAKPLVAALDRASTEGQCNGDDAFNPANVQVYRLTDRKVLLSVPCGMGAYNFSSLLWVANDRPPYKPEPLQDVDGDFDPASGMVHSAMKGRGIGDCWWVREWQFDGQGFVLRSESGDGMCRGFAGGAWQLPTYVTR
- a CDS encoding homoserine dehydrogenase, which codes for MKPIQVGLLGIGTVGSGVFNVLARNQDEISRRAGRGIEITMVADLDVARAKAVVGDSIQVVNDARAIIANPDIDIVIELIGGYGIARALVLEAIAAGKHVVTANKALLAVHGTEIFAAASAKGVMVAFEAAVAGGIPIIKALREGLTANRIQWIAGIINGTTNFILSEMRSKGLDFDVVLKEAQRLGYAEADPTFDIEGVDAAHKATIMSAIAFGIPVQFDKAYVEGITKLSAADIKYAEQLGYRIKLLGITKRAEKGIELRVHPSLVPSKRLIANVEGAMNAVVVQGDAVGTTLYYGKGAGSEPTASAVIADLVDIARLHTADPEHRVPHLAFQANTLQGAMDQLPVLPMSEVVTSYYLRLRVADQAGVLAKVTGLLAEAGVSIDAVLQREADEVGGEGSTQTDLIILTHDTREGTMDAVIAQMQALPTVLAPITRIRKEELN
- the thrC gene encoding threonine synthase; this translates as MKYLSTRGHADRKQFCDILLEGLAPDGGLYLPEHYPQVDDAMLTRLRKAYHEQGYAELAFQILSLYIDDIPAADLKALCAKTYTAEVFGTGEIVPLRHLENSLWLEALSNGPTLAFKDMAMQLLGNLFEYELGRRGEQLNILGATSGDTGSAAEYAMRGKAGVRVFMTSPHGRMSAFQQAQMFSLQDENIHNIAIEGVFDDCQDIVKAVSNDHAFKHKYKIGTVNSINWARLLAQVVYYFAGYIQATETNDQKVSFTVPSGNFGNVCAGHVARMMGLPIAKLVVATNENDVLDEFFRTGVYRVRGSADTHETSSPSMDISKASNFERFVFDLLGRDGARTKALFGDALSKDGRFDLSQDPCFADAAAKYGFESGKSTHADRLATIRDNYQRHGVTIDTHTADGVKVALEHHQDPNVPMIVLETALPIKFAETIVEALGHAPERPAKFAGIEDLPKRVQVMPADVDLVKAYIERHCA
- the mobB gene encoding molybdopterin-guanine dinucleotide biosynthesis protein B, translating into MKVVGFAGFSGSGKTTLVEQLIPALRLRGLRVSVVKHAHHSFDVDHPGKDTYRHREAGAFEVVAASDKRLMLVREFEQPATLSVHHLLAELYQGVDWVLVEGFKDSDLLKIEVWRAPEPGQLAKPVRYPEDDFVVAVATDAPESLPVPTQLPLLDLNAPDQVVDWLIQYEHRFEYNWELHGGLLPCAPQ
- the glp gene encoding gephyrin-like molybdotransferase Glp — encoded protein: MRPAMKPLKPLDEALADLLAQAQPLPGTDTVTTFDADGRVLAQSCVSALQVPPQDNSSMDGYAVRCADVAAAGVVLPVSQRIPAGSAGDPLLPGTAARIFTGAPVPAGADAILMQEDCEALAAADGLGSVRINAVPQARQWIRSAGEDITRGAVVLPAGTRLTPAELGLAASIGLHQLQVARRPRVALFSTGDELVMPGEVPPEQMRPGAIYNSNRFFLRAMLLRLGCEVTDFGIVPDRRDATIDALRQASSAHDLILTSGGVSVGEEDHIKPAVETLGTLDLWQIAMKPGKPFAYGQIQREGGAAHFMGLPGNPVSSFLTFALLVRPFVLRLQGVQDVAPQAVAVRADFTWPKADKRREFLRVRLNAAGGLDLFSNQSSGVLTSAAWGDGVVDNPAGQTIAPGDTVQFIAFSELLG
- the moaD gene encoding molybdopterin converting factor subunit 1, which gives rise to MKITVRYFASIREAIGQGSEAVETAATTLGALRDELIARGGAHASSLARGRAVRMALNQTLSDESATLADGAEVAFFPPVTGG
- the dapA gene encoding 4-hydroxy-tetrahydrodipicolinate synthase; protein product: MPAVSASPTPFQGLWIPLVTPFHDGAVDHPSLARMTKKLAGQGIAGFVACGSTGEAAALDKAEQLAVLETVLDASQGLPVVMGLSGYHLGQTQEWVQTLAQYPLAGLLVPAPHYIRPSQDGLLLWFRTLADASAAPLFIYDIPYRTGATLATDTLLALAEHPRIRAIKDCGGNAAKTQTLIADGRLAVLAGEDAQMFTTLALGGHGAIAASAHWQAPRFVALMELLRAGDLPEARRVWQALLPWVEACFAEPNPAPLKAVLAHAGWMRNELRAPMTAASAALEQRLQALPGLSPR
- a CDS encoding molybdenum cofactor biosynthesis protein MoaE, which produces MTLPRVSIQTEDFDLSVEIATLRRENKGVGAVCSFVGTVRDRNDGDPVSSMELEHYPGMTEKSIEAMVDEAFRRFDIFGARVIHRVGLLQPLDQIVLVAVTSAHRGQSFQACEFLMDYLKTQAPFWKKEQTPQGARWVDARVSDDAALARWGITAANA